The following are from one region of the Silurus meridionalis isolate SWU-2019-XX chromosome 25, ASM1480568v1, whole genome shotgun sequence genome:
- the il13ra2 gene encoding interleukin-13 receptor subunit alpha-2, translated as MILCQTWTWICLVTFVLLTTHMSRSFGVAKVSVGPPENIKIIDPGHLGYLNIEWTKPGSLHDLTNCTIRYQLRFYDTYTGRWKGVQTSRLYYSDQFDLEKPIQVRLLTLLKGSCTNGTDVLGEEVELVHMPEHKGVAGSRIRDFHCVYFNKEYMECTWEPGSAEPAGSKRYLYYWQRTMQETKECPEYVPSHERRKGCRFPPDSLLDFSEFNICVNGSSHAGDLEPAFFSLATQNHVKPAAVSNLHLAHNDSQVQVWWDPPSGPIAAHCLEYELQITTKNHNGSEQQTAVMEETAFDFHQHPETERTCFQVRSKVNMYCADNGFWSEWSKLSCIPEINQEEIACTFWSPLPKLAAAASVIVVFGTVCLILWMLTKIWRNRNEQKHAFRALYQEKVQKVIPPILNPMV; from the exons ATGATTTTGTGCCAAACATGGACCTGGATATGTTTAGTCACCTTTGTTTTGTTGACTACACACATGTCACGCTCATTCGGCGTAGCAAAGGTTTCAG tgGGTCCTCCAGAAAACATAAAGATCATCGATCCAGGTCATCTGGGTTACTTGAACATTGAGTGGACTAAACCAGGTAGCTTGCATGACCTCACAAACTGCACTATTCGCTACCAACTCCGCTTTTATGACACGTATACAGGGAGATGGAAG GGTGTACAGACGTCCAGGTTATATTACTCGGACCAGTTTGACCTGGAGAAACCCATCCAGGTGCGGCTGCTCACGCTGCTGAAGGGTTCATGCACCAATGGGACGGATGTTCTAGGAGAGGAAGTCGAGCTTGTGCACATGCCTGAACACAAAG GTGTGGCTGGCTCAAGAATAAGGGATTTccactgtgtttattttaacaagGAGTACATGGAGTGCACATGGGAGCCTGGCAGTGCCGAGCCAGCTGGCTCAAAACGCTACCTCTATTACTG GCAAAGAACAATGCAAGAAACGAAGGAATGTCCAGAGTACGTCCCTTCTCATGAGCGCCGCAAAGGATGTAGATTTCCTCCCGATTCACTCCTGGATTTTTCTGAGTTTAATATTTGTGTTAATGGCTCTTCTCACGCGGGGGATTTAGAGCCGGCTTTTTTCTCCCTGGCGACACAAAACCATG TCAAACCTGCAGCTGTGTCTAATCTGCACTTGGCTCATAATGACAGCCAGGTGCAAGTATGGTGGGATCCTCCATCAGGTCCCATTGCAGCACATTGTCTGGAGTATGAGCTCCAAATAACCACGAAGAATCACAATGGCAGCGAGCAGCAG ACAGCTGTGATGGAGGAGACAGCGTTTGATTTCCACCAACATCCTGAAACCGAGAGAACCTGTTTCCAGGTCAGATCTAAAGTGAACATGTACTGTGCTGACAATGGCTTTTGGAGTGAGTGGAGCAAACTAAGCTGCATTCCAG AGATTAACCAAGAAGAAATTGCATGCACATTCTGGAGCCCTTTGCCGAAGCTCGCCGCTGCAGCCAGTGTGATTGTTGTGTTTGGCACCGTCTGTCTCATACTGTGGATGCTCACGAAGAT ATGGAGGAATAGAAATGAACAAAAGCATGCTTTCCGTGCTTTGTACCAGGAGAAGGTCCAGAAGGTGATCCCTCCCATATTAAACCCTAtggtttaa